A stretch of the Ananas comosus cultivar F153 linkage group 14, ASM154086v1, whole genome shotgun sequence genome encodes the following:
- the LOC109720373 gene encoding protein FAM91A1 isoform X1 — protein sequence MQHLPATVEEQLILKSIREECLWENLPKRLQATLTTKEEWYRRVIDYCIRKRLQWNTCFARKVCKEGEYYEEMMRYLRRSLALFPYHLAEYVCRVMRVSPFRYYCDMLFEVMKNEQPYDSIPNFSAADALRLTGIGRNEFIDIMNKCRSKKIMWKLNKSIAKELLPTQPVDFSIEPWWGVCLVNFTLEEFKKLTEEEMATIDKICKEEANSFVLFDPDIIKGLSKRGLIYFDVPVYPDDRFKVSRLEGFVSNREQSYEDPIEELLYAVFVVSSENATVAELAATLQADLTQLQAAASFACRLGWAVKLIDPDSVLRDSNMPSLPANILSDDEDGSNTSINSEKSGPQVLGSGIEKPRPISSTPHVAFVVDANITSYLMMGSISPGLKSHAVTLYEAGKLGDSSIADLCKDLASLEGKKFEGELQEFANHAFSLRCVLECLQSGGIASNEMANNKTSNEINDENSFLDEVKALSTDINIDESDKLYHDVSLEIDRSQSEAGSVNSSASEKPVLKRKRKYRVDILRCESLAALAPATLERLFLRDYDIIVSMIPLPSSPVLPGPSGPIHFGPLSYSSMTPWMKMVLYSAVNCGPLSVVLMKGQFLRLLPAPLAGCEKALIWSWDGSVIGGLGGKFEGNLVKGNILLHCLNSMLRYSAILVQPLGKDDLDAKGKIVTMDLPLPLKNSDGSMAPVGSELGPPEEVSNLNSLLNDLSSKIDLLTVGYIRLLRLQKQSDSDTFLPDNVKYEWVPLSLEFGIPLFSPKLCGRICERIVSSNLLQSDMINEHHDAMHGLRKRLREICNEYHVTGPTARLLYHRERVEESPRHLINYASGRWSPLLDPSTPISGASNEHQRLKLARRHRCRTEVLSFDGNILRSYALAPVYEAATRPIEETTTSSSTVKTESDDADTKDVVLPGVSLLFDGVELHPFDIGACLQARQPIALIAEASSASASFHTTRAS from the exons ATGCAGCATCTACCAGCGACGGTGGAGGAGCAGCTGATTCTGAAGTCGATCCGAGAGGAATGCCTGTGGGAGAATCTCCCGAAGCGGCTCCAAGCAACGCTGACCACAAAAGAGGAATGGTACCGAAG GGTTATAGATTATTGCATCAGGAAACGATTGCAATGGAATACCTGTTTTGCACGTAAAGTATGCAAAGAAGGTGAATATTATGAGGAGATGATGCGTTATCTTCGTAGGAGTCTTGCA TTGTTTCCGTACCATCTTGCAGAATATGTCTGCCGTGTCATGAGAGTCTCACCATTCAGATATTACTGCGATATGCTTTTTGAGGTGATGAAGAATG AGCAACCATACGACAGTATTCCCAACTTCAGTGCTGCAGATGCCCTGAGGCTTACTGGAATTGGACGAAATGAATTTATTGATATTATGAACAAATGCAGGTCGAAG AAAATAATGTGGAAGTTAAACAAATCCATTGCAAAAGAGTTGTTGCCTACACAACCTGTGGACTTCTCAATTGAACCATGGTGGGGAGTTTGCCTCGTTAACTTCACATTGGAGGAATTTAAG AAACTCACAGAAGAAGAAATGGCAACAATAGACAAAATCTGTAAGGAGGAAGCCAACTCTTTCGTCCTTTTTGATCCTGACATCATAAAAGGTCTATCTAAAAGAGGATTAATATACTTTGACGTGCCTGTTTATCCTGATGACCGTTTTAAAG TTTCCAGGCTTGAAGGATTTGTTTCCAACCGGGAGCAGTCTTATGAAGATCCAATCGAAGA GTTACTATATGCTGTCTTTGTTGTATCAAGTGAGAACGCCACTGTCGCTGAGTTGGCTGCCACGTTGCAGGCCGATCTGACCCAGCTTCAGGCTGCTGCCTCATTTGCTTGCAGGTTGGGCTGGGCTGTAAAGCTTATAGACCCAGACTCTGTTCTTCGAGATTCAAACATGCCCAGCTTGCCTGCTAATATCCTAAGCGACGATGAAGATGGTTCGAATACTAGTATCAACTCAGAAAAATCAGGCCCACAAGTCCTCGGTTCTGGGATAGAAAAACCAAGGCCAATTTCTAGCACTCCCCATGTTGCATTTGTTGTGGATGCGAATATCACTTCGTATTTGATGATGGGGTCGATCTCACCAG GTTTGAAGTCTCATGCTGTAACACTGTACGAGGCAGGAAAATTAGGTGACTCTAGTATTGCTGACCTTTGCAAAGATCTGGCTAgtttagaaggaaaaaaattcgaAGGTGAATTACAGGAATTTGCCAATCACGCATTTAGTCTTCGATGCGTCCTTGAGTGCCTTCAATCTGGTGGGATAGCCTCCAATGAAATGGCCAATAATAAAACTAGCAATGAAATAAATGACGAGAATTCATTTCTTGATGAGGTTAAGGCCCTCTCAACTGATATCAATATTGATGAATCTGACAAACTTTACCATGACGTCAGTTTAGAGATCGATCGCTCTCAAAGTGAAGCAGGTTCTGTAAATAGTTCAGCTTCTGAAAAACCCGTtttgaagaggaaaagaaaataccGGGTTGATATTCTCCGCTGCGAGAGCTTGGCAGCTCTTGCACCAGCAACTCTAGAACGGTTATTCCTTAGAGATTATGATATCATTGTTTCTATGATTCCCCTTCCTTCTTCGCCTGTTTTACCTGGGCCTTCGGGCCCAATTCATTTCGGCCCACTTTCTTATTCTTCGATGACACCTTGGATGAAGATGGTGCTGTATTCAGCTGTAAATTGTGGTCCATTATCTGTTGTTCTTATGAAAGGGCAGTTTCTTCGACTGCTTCCTGCACCGTTAGCAGGTTGTGAAAAAGCACTCATATGGTCATGGGATGGATCAGTAATAGGAGGATTAGGCGGGAAATTTGAGGGCAATTTGGTCAAAGGGAATATATTATTACATTGCTTAAACTCAATGCTTAGGTATTCAGCTATTTTGGTTCAACCACTGGGTAAAGATGACCTTGATGCCAAGGGGAAAATTGTTACAATGGACCTCCCACTACCATTGAAGAATTCTGATGGATCAATGGCACCAGTAGGATCAGAGTTGGGGCCGCCTGAGGAAGTTTCAAACTTGAATTCGCTGTTAAACGATCTCTCCAGCAAAATCGATTTGTTGACGGTGGGTTATATTCGCCTTTTGAGACTTCAAAAGCAAAGCGACTCTGACACATTTCTGCCGGATAATGTAAAATATGAATGGGTTCCACTAAGTCTAGAATTTGGCATCCCTTTATTCAGCCCAAAGTTATGTGGAAGGATATGTGAAAGAATTGTTTCATCGAATTTACTACAGAGCGATATGATTAATGAGCACCATGATGCAATGCATGGGCTAAGAAAGAGGTTAAGGGAAATTTGTAATGAATACCACGTGACAGGTCCCACTGCCAGGCTATTGTATCACAGAGAGCGAGTGGAGGAGTCTCCTCGCCACCTAATTAATTACGCCAGTGGGAGATGGAGCCCTCTTTTAGATCCTTCGACACCGATTTCTGGAGCCTCGAATGAGCACCAGAGGCTGAAGCTTGCCAGAAGGCATAGATGTCGAACTGAAGTTTTAAGTTTTGATGGGAATATTCTCAG GTCATATGCACTCGCTCCTGTATATGAAGCTGCTACGAGACCTATTGAAGAAACCACAACTTCCTCCAGTACTGTAAAAACTGAATCAGATGACGCAGATACTAAAGATGTAGTGCTTCCAGGTGTCAGTTTGTTGTTCGATGGGGTGGAGTTGCATCCATTTGATATCGGTGCTTGCTTGCAGGCTAGACAACCTATTGCATTAATAGCGGAGGCTTCATCCGCGTCAGCCTCTTTTCATACAACCAGGGCTTCATGA
- the LOC109720373 gene encoding protein FAM91A1 isoform X2 produces MRVSPFRYYCDMLFEVMKNEQPYDSIPNFSAADALRLTGIGRNEFIDIMNKCRSKKIMWKLNKSIAKELLPTQPVDFSIEPWWGVCLVNFTLEEFKKLTEEEMATIDKICKEEANSFVLFDPDIIKGLSKRGLIYFDVPVYPDDRFKVSRLEGFVSNREQSYEDPIEELLYAVFVVSSENATVAELAATLQADLTQLQAAASFACRLGWAVKLIDPDSVLRDSNMPSLPANILSDDEDGSNTSINSEKSGPQVLGSGIEKPRPISSTPHVAFVVDANITSYLMMGSISPGLKSHAVTLYEAGKLGDSSIADLCKDLASLEGKKFEGELQEFANHAFSLRCVLECLQSGGIASNEMANNKTSNEINDENSFLDEVKALSTDINIDESDKLYHDVSLEIDRSQSEAGSVNSSASEKPVLKRKRKYRVDILRCESLAALAPATLERLFLRDYDIIVSMIPLPSSPVLPGPSGPIHFGPLSYSSMTPWMKMVLYSAVNCGPLSVVLMKGQFLRLLPAPLAGCEKALIWSWDGSVIGGLGGKFEGNLVKGNILLHCLNSMLRYSAILVQPLGKDDLDAKGKIVTMDLPLPLKNSDGSMAPVGSELGPPEEVSNLNSLLNDLSSKIDLLTVGYIRLLRLQKQSDSDTFLPDNVKYEWVPLSLEFGIPLFSPKLCGRICERIVSSNLLQSDMINEHHDAMHGLRKRLREICNEYHVTGPTARLLYHRERVEESPRHLINYASGRWSPLLDPSTPISGASNEHQRLKLARRHRCRTEVLSFDGNILRSYALAPVYEAATRPIEETTTSSSTVKTESDDADTKDVVLPGVSLLFDGVELHPFDIGACLQARQPIALIAEASSASASFHTTRAS; encoded by the exons ATGAGAGTCTCACCATTCAGATATTACTGCGATATGCTTTTTGAGGTGATGAAGAATG AGCAACCATACGACAGTATTCCCAACTTCAGTGCTGCAGATGCCCTGAGGCTTACTGGAATTGGACGAAATGAATTTATTGATATTATGAACAAATGCAGGTCGAAG AAAATAATGTGGAAGTTAAACAAATCCATTGCAAAAGAGTTGTTGCCTACACAACCTGTGGACTTCTCAATTGAACCATGGTGGGGAGTTTGCCTCGTTAACTTCACATTGGAGGAATTTAAG AAACTCACAGAAGAAGAAATGGCAACAATAGACAAAATCTGTAAGGAGGAAGCCAACTCTTTCGTCCTTTTTGATCCTGACATCATAAAAGGTCTATCTAAAAGAGGATTAATATACTTTGACGTGCCTGTTTATCCTGATGACCGTTTTAAAG TTTCCAGGCTTGAAGGATTTGTTTCCAACCGGGAGCAGTCTTATGAAGATCCAATCGAAGA GTTACTATATGCTGTCTTTGTTGTATCAAGTGAGAACGCCACTGTCGCTGAGTTGGCTGCCACGTTGCAGGCCGATCTGACCCAGCTTCAGGCTGCTGCCTCATTTGCTTGCAGGTTGGGCTGGGCTGTAAAGCTTATAGACCCAGACTCTGTTCTTCGAGATTCAAACATGCCCAGCTTGCCTGCTAATATCCTAAGCGACGATGAAGATGGTTCGAATACTAGTATCAACTCAGAAAAATCAGGCCCACAAGTCCTCGGTTCTGGGATAGAAAAACCAAGGCCAATTTCTAGCACTCCCCATGTTGCATTTGTTGTGGATGCGAATATCACTTCGTATTTGATGATGGGGTCGATCTCACCAG GTTTGAAGTCTCATGCTGTAACACTGTACGAGGCAGGAAAATTAGGTGACTCTAGTATTGCTGACCTTTGCAAAGATCTGGCTAgtttagaaggaaaaaaattcgaAGGTGAATTACAGGAATTTGCCAATCACGCATTTAGTCTTCGATGCGTCCTTGAGTGCCTTCAATCTGGTGGGATAGCCTCCAATGAAATGGCCAATAATAAAACTAGCAATGAAATAAATGACGAGAATTCATTTCTTGATGAGGTTAAGGCCCTCTCAACTGATATCAATATTGATGAATCTGACAAACTTTACCATGACGTCAGTTTAGAGATCGATCGCTCTCAAAGTGAAGCAGGTTCTGTAAATAGTTCAGCTTCTGAAAAACCCGTtttgaagaggaaaagaaaataccGGGTTGATATTCTCCGCTGCGAGAGCTTGGCAGCTCTTGCACCAGCAACTCTAGAACGGTTATTCCTTAGAGATTATGATATCATTGTTTCTATGATTCCCCTTCCTTCTTCGCCTGTTTTACCTGGGCCTTCGGGCCCAATTCATTTCGGCCCACTTTCTTATTCTTCGATGACACCTTGGATGAAGATGGTGCTGTATTCAGCTGTAAATTGTGGTCCATTATCTGTTGTTCTTATGAAAGGGCAGTTTCTTCGACTGCTTCCTGCACCGTTAGCAGGTTGTGAAAAAGCACTCATATGGTCATGGGATGGATCAGTAATAGGAGGATTAGGCGGGAAATTTGAGGGCAATTTGGTCAAAGGGAATATATTATTACATTGCTTAAACTCAATGCTTAGGTATTCAGCTATTTTGGTTCAACCACTGGGTAAAGATGACCTTGATGCCAAGGGGAAAATTGTTACAATGGACCTCCCACTACCATTGAAGAATTCTGATGGATCAATGGCACCAGTAGGATCAGAGTTGGGGCCGCCTGAGGAAGTTTCAAACTTGAATTCGCTGTTAAACGATCTCTCCAGCAAAATCGATTTGTTGACGGTGGGTTATATTCGCCTTTTGAGACTTCAAAAGCAAAGCGACTCTGACACATTTCTGCCGGATAATGTAAAATATGAATGGGTTCCACTAAGTCTAGAATTTGGCATCCCTTTATTCAGCCCAAAGTTATGTGGAAGGATATGTGAAAGAATTGTTTCATCGAATTTACTACAGAGCGATATGATTAATGAGCACCATGATGCAATGCATGGGCTAAGAAAGAGGTTAAGGGAAATTTGTAATGAATACCACGTGACAGGTCCCACTGCCAGGCTATTGTATCACAGAGAGCGAGTGGAGGAGTCTCCTCGCCACCTAATTAATTACGCCAGTGGGAGATGGAGCCCTCTTTTAGATCCTTCGACACCGATTTCTGGAGCCTCGAATGAGCACCAGAGGCTGAAGCTTGCCAGAAGGCATAGATGTCGAACTGAAGTTTTAAGTTTTGATGGGAATATTCTCAG GTCATATGCACTCGCTCCTGTATATGAAGCTGCTACGAGACCTATTGAAGAAACCACAACTTCCTCCAGTACTGTAAAAACTGAATCAGATGACGCAGATACTAAAGATGTAGTGCTTCCAGGTGTCAGTTTGTTGTTCGATGGGGTGGAGTTGCATCCATTTGATATCGGTGCTTGCTTGCAGGCTAGACAACCTATTGCATTAATAGCGGAGGCTTCATCCGCGTCAGCCTCTTTTCATACAACCAGGGCTTCATGA
- the LOC109720373 gene encoding protein FAM91A1 isoform X4, giving the protein MQVEDVQKIMWKLNKSIAKELLPTQPVDFSIEPWWGVCLVNFTLEEFKKLTEEEMATIDKICKEEANSFVLFDPDIIKGLSKRGLIYFDVPVYPDDRFKVSRLEGFVSNREQSYEDPIEELLYAVFVVSSENATVAELAATLQADLTQLQAAASFACRLGWAVKLIDPDSVLRDSNMPSLPANILSDDEDGSNTSINSEKSGPQVLGSGIEKPRPISSTPHVAFVVDANITSYLMMGSISPGLKSHAVTLYEAGKLGDSSIADLCKDLASLEGKKFEGELQEFANHAFSLRCVLECLQSGGIASNEMANNKTSNEINDENSFLDEVKALSTDINIDESDKLYHDVSLEIDRSQSEAGSVNSSASEKPVLKRKRKYRVDILRCESLAALAPATLERLFLRDYDIIVSMIPLPSSPVLPGPSGPIHFGPLSYSSMTPWMKMVLYSAVNCGPLSVVLMKGQFLRLLPAPLAGCEKALIWSWDGSVIGGLGGKFEGNLVKGNILLHCLNSMLRYSAILVQPLGKDDLDAKGKIVTMDLPLPLKNSDGSMAPVGSELGPPEEVSNLNSLLNDLSSKIDLLTVGYIRLLRLQKQSDSDTFLPDNVKYEWVPLSLEFGIPLFSPKLCGRICERIVSSNLLQSDMINEHHDAMHGLRKRLREICNEYHVTGPTARLLYHRERVEESPRHLINYASGRWSPLLDPSTPISGASNEHQRLKLARRHRCRTEVLSFDGNILRSYALAPVYEAATRPIEETTTSSSTVKTESDDADTKDVVLPGVSLLFDGVELHPFDIGACLQARQPIALIAEASSASASFHTTRAS; this is encoded by the exons ATGCAGGTCGAAG ATGTCCAGAAAATAATGTGGAAGTTAAACAAATCCATTGCAAAAGAGTTGTTGCCTACACAACCTGTGGACTTCTCAATTGAACCATGGTGGGGAGTTTGCCTCGTTAACTTCACATTGGAGGAATTTAAG AAACTCACAGAAGAAGAAATGGCAACAATAGACAAAATCTGTAAGGAGGAAGCCAACTCTTTCGTCCTTTTTGATCCTGACATCATAAAAGGTCTATCTAAAAGAGGATTAATATACTTTGACGTGCCTGTTTATCCTGATGACCGTTTTAAAG TTTCCAGGCTTGAAGGATTTGTTTCCAACCGGGAGCAGTCTTATGAAGATCCAATCGAAGA GTTACTATATGCTGTCTTTGTTGTATCAAGTGAGAACGCCACTGTCGCTGAGTTGGCTGCCACGTTGCAGGCCGATCTGACCCAGCTTCAGGCTGCTGCCTCATTTGCTTGCAGGTTGGGCTGGGCTGTAAAGCTTATAGACCCAGACTCTGTTCTTCGAGATTCAAACATGCCCAGCTTGCCTGCTAATATCCTAAGCGACGATGAAGATGGTTCGAATACTAGTATCAACTCAGAAAAATCAGGCCCACAAGTCCTCGGTTCTGGGATAGAAAAACCAAGGCCAATTTCTAGCACTCCCCATGTTGCATTTGTTGTGGATGCGAATATCACTTCGTATTTGATGATGGGGTCGATCTCACCAG GTTTGAAGTCTCATGCTGTAACACTGTACGAGGCAGGAAAATTAGGTGACTCTAGTATTGCTGACCTTTGCAAAGATCTGGCTAgtttagaaggaaaaaaattcgaAGGTGAATTACAGGAATTTGCCAATCACGCATTTAGTCTTCGATGCGTCCTTGAGTGCCTTCAATCTGGTGGGATAGCCTCCAATGAAATGGCCAATAATAAAACTAGCAATGAAATAAATGACGAGAATTCATTTCTTGATGAGGTTAAGGCCCTCTCAACTGATATCAATATTGATGAATCTGACAAACTTTACCATGACGTCAGTTTAGAGATCGATCGCTCTCAAAGTGAAGCAGGTTCTGTAAATAGTTCAGCTTCTGAAAAACCCGTtttgaagaggaaaagaaaataccGGGTTGATATTCTCCGCTGCGAGAGCTTGGCAGCTCTTGCACCAGCAACTCTAGAACGGTTATTCCTTAGAGATTATGATATCATTGTTTCTATGATTCCCCTTCCTTCTTCGCCTGTTTTACCTGGGCCTTCGGGCCCAATTCATTTCGGCCCACTTTCTTATTCTTCGATGACACCTTGGATGAAGATGGTGCTGTATTCAGCTGTAAATTGTGGTCCATTATCTGTTGTTCTTATGAAAGGGCAGTTTCTTCGACTGCTTCCTGCACCGTTAGCAGGTTGTGAAAAAGCACTCATATGGTCATGGGATGGATCAGTAATAGGAGGATTAGGCGGGAAATTTGAGGGCAATTTGGTCAAAGGGAATATATTATTACATTGCTTAAACTCAATGCTTAGGTATTCAGCTATTTTGGTTCAACCACTGGGTAAAGATGACCTTGATGCCAAGGGGAAAATTGTTACAATGGACCTCCCACTACCATTGAAGAATTCTGATGGATCAATGGCACCAGTAGGATCAGAGTTGGGGCCGCCTGAGGAAGTTTCAAACTTGAATTCGCTGTTAAACGATCTCTCCAGCAAAATCGATTTGTTGACGGTGGGTTATATTCGCCTTTTGAGACTTCAAAAGCAAAGCGACTCTGACACATTTCTGCCGGATAATGTAAAATATGAATGGGTTCCACTAAGTCTAGAATTTGGCATCCCTTTATTCAGCCCAAAGTTATGTGGAAGGATATGTGAAAGAATTGTTTCATCGAATTTACTACAGAGCGATATGATTAATGAGCACCATGATGCAATGCATGGGCTAAGAAAGAGGTTAAGGGAAATTTGTAATGAATACCACGTGACAGGTCCCACTGCCAGGCTATTGTATCACAGAGAGCGAGTGGAGGAGTCTCCTCGCCACCTAATTAATTACGCCAGTGGGAGATGGAGCCCTCTTTTAGATCCTTCGACACCGATTTCTGGAGCCTCGAATGAGCACCAGAGGCTGAAGCTTGCCAGAAGGCATAGATGTCGAACTGAAGTTTTAAGTTTTGATGGGAATATTCTCAG GTCATATGCACTCGCTCCTGTATATGAAGCTGCTACGAGACCTATTGAAGAAACCACAACTTCCTCCAGTACTGTAAAAACTGAATCAGATGACGCAGATACTAAAGATGTAGTGCTTCCAGGTGTCAGTTTGTTGTTCGATGGGGTGGAGTTGCATCCATTTGATATCGGTGCTTGCTTGCAGGCTAGACAACCTATTGCATTAATAGCGGAGGCTTCATCCGCGTCAGCCTCTTTTCATACAACCAGGGCTTCATGA
- the LOC109720373 gene encoding protein FAM91A1 isoform X3, with protein sequence MQVEGTILQKIMWKLNKSIAKELLPTQPVDFSIEPWWGVCLVNFTLEEFKKLTEEEMATIDKICKEEANSFVLFDPDIIKGLSKRGLIYFDVPVYPDDRFKVSRLEGFVSNREQSYEDPIEELLYAVFVVSSENATVAELAATLQADLTQLQAAASFACRLGWAVKLIDPDSVLRDSNMPSLPANILSDDEDGSNTSINSEKSGPQVLGSGIEKPRPISSTPHVAFVVDANITSYLMMGSISPGLKSHAVTLYEAGKLGDSSIADLCKDLASLEGKKFEGELQEFANHAFSLRCVLECLQSGGIASNEMANNKTSNEINDENSFLDEVKALSTDINIDESDKLYHDVSLEIDRSQSEAGSVNSSASEKPVLKRKRKYRVDILRCESLAALAPATLERLFLRDYDIIVSMIPLPSSPVLPGPSGPIHFGPLSYSSMTPWMKMVLYSAVNCGPLSVVLMKGQFLRLLPAPLAGCEKALIWSWDGSVIGGLGGKFEGNLVKGNILLHCLNSMLRYSAILVQPLGKDDLDAKGKIVTMDLPLPLKNSDGSMAPVGSELGPPEEVSNLNSLLNDLSSKIDLLTVGYIRLLRLQKQSDSDTFLPDNVKYEWVPLSLEFGIPLFSPKLCGRICERIVSSNLLQSDMINEHHDAMHGLRKRLREICNEYHVTGPTARLLYHRERVEESPRHLINYASGRWSPLLDPSTPISGASNEHQRLKLARRHRCRTEVLSFDGNILRSYALAPVYEAATRPIEETTTSSSTVKTESDDADTKDVVLPGVSLLFDGVELHPFDIGACLQARQPIALIAEASSASASFHTTRAS encoded by the exons ATGCAGGTCGAAGGTACTATCTTGCAG AAAATAATGTGGAAGTTAAACAAATCCATTGCAAAAGAGTTGTTGCCTACACAACCTGTGGACTTCTCAATTGAACCATGGTGGGGAGTTTGCCTCGTTAACTTCACATTGGAGGAATTTAAG AAACTCACAGAAGAAGAAATGGCAACAATAGACAAAATCTGTAAGGAGGAAGCCAACTCTTTCGTCCTTTTTGATCCTGACATCATAAAAGGTCTATCTAAAAGAGGATTAATATACTTTGACGTGCCTGTTTATCCTGATGACCGTTTTAAAG TTTCCAGGCTTGAAGGATTTGTTTCCAACCGGGAGCAGTCTTATGAAGATCCAATCGAAGA GTTACTATATGCTGTCTTTGTTGTATCAAGTGAGAACGCCACTGTCGCTGAGTTGGCTGCCACGTTGCAGGCCGATCTGACCCAGCTTCAGGCTGCTGCCTCATTTGCTTGCAGGTTGGGCTGGGCTGTAAAGCTTATAGACCCAGACTCTGTTCTTCGAGATTCAAACATGCCCAGCTTGCCTGCTAATATCCTAAGCGACGATGAAGATGGTTCGAATACTAGTATCAACTCAGAAAAATCAGGCCCACAAGTCCTCGGTTCTGGGATAGAAAAACCAAGGCCAATTTCTAGCACTCCCCATGTTGCATTTGTTGTGGATGCGAATATCACTTCGTATTTGATGATGGGGTCGATCTCACCAG GTTTGAAGTCTCATGCTGTAACACTGTACGAGGCAGGAAAATTAGGTGACTCTAGTATTGCTGACCTTTGCAAAGATCTGGCTAgtttagaaggaaaaaaattcgaAGGTGAATTACAGGAATTTGCCAATCACGCATTTAGTCTTCGATGCGTCCTTGAGTGCCTTCAATCTGGTGGGATAGCCTCCAATGAAATGGCCAATAATAAAACTAGCAATGAAATAAATGACGAGAATTCATTTCTTGATGAGGTTAAGGCCCTCTCAACTGATATCAATATTGATGAATCTGACAAACTTTACCATGACGTCAGTTTAGAGATCGATCGCTCTCAAAGTGAAGCAGGTTCTGTAAATAGTTCAGCTTCTGAAAAACCCGTtttgaagaggaaaagaaaataccGGGTTGATATTCTCCGCTGCGAGAGCTTGGCAGCTCTTGCACCAGCAACTCTAGAACGGTTATTCCTTAGAGATTATGATATCATTGTTTCTATGATTCCCCTTCCTTCTTCGCCTGTTTTACCTGGGCCTTCGGGCCCAATTCATTTCGGCCCACTTTCTTATTCTTCGATGACACCTTGGATGAAGATGGTGCTGTATTCAGCTGTAAATTGTGGTCCATTATCTGTTGTTCTTATGAAAGGGCAGTTTCTTCGACTGCTTCCTGCACCGTTAGCAGGTTGTGAAAAAGCACTCATATGGTCATGGGATGGATCAGTAATAGGAGGATTAGGCGGGAAATTTGAGGGCAATTTGGTCAAAGGGAATATATTATTACATTGCTTAAACTCAATGCTTAGGTATTCAGCTATTTTGGTTCAACCACTGGGTAAAGATGACCTTGATGCCAAGGGGAAAATTGTTACAATGGACCTCCCACTACCATTGAAGAATTCTGATGGATCAATGGCACCAGTAGGATCAGAGTTGGGGCCGCCTGAGGAAGTTTCAAACTTGAATTCGCTGTTAAACGATCTCTCCAGCAAAATCGATTTGTTGACGGTGGGTTATATTCGCCTTTTGAGACTTCAAAAGCAAAGCGACTCTGACACATTTCTGCCGGATAATGTAAAATATGAATGGGTTCCACTAAGTCTAGAATTTGGCATCCCTTTATTCAGCCCAAAGTTATGTGGAAGGATATGTGAAAGAATTGTTTCATCGAATTTACTACAGAGCGATATGATTAATGAGCACCATGATGCAATGCATGGGCTAAGAAAGAGGTTAAGGGAAATTTGTAATGAATACCACGTGACAGGTCCCACTGCCAGGCTATTGTATCACAGAGAGCGAGTGGAGGAGTCTCCTCGCCACCTAATTAATTACGCCAGTGGGAGATGGAGCCCTCTTTTAGATCCTTCGACACCGATTTCTGGAGCCTCGAATGAGCACCAGAGGCTGAAGCTTGCCAGAAGGCATAGATGTCGAACTGAAGTTTTAAGTTTTGATGGGAATATTCTCAG GTCATATGCACTCGCTCCTGTATATGAAGCTGCTACGAGACCTATTGAAGAAACCACAACTTCCTCCAGTACTGTAAAAACTGAATCAGATGACGCAGATACTAAAGATGTAGTGCTTCCAGGTGTCAGTTTGTTGTTCGATGGGGTGGAGTTGCATCCATTTGATATCGGTGCTTGCTTGCAGGCTAGACAACCTATTGCATTAATAGCGGAGGCTTCATCCGCGTCAGCCTCTTTTCATACAACCAGGGCTTCATGA